In Holophagales bacterium, one DNA window encodes the following:
- a CDS encoding murein transglycosylase A, translated as MALVAYWSLTELRSSPLAIVVPGSLPAGRAVPTSDKRTLVRVDFAALAGWEADRLEEALAPFVATCDGARGSSDLGRRLAAAGRDLAPLCAAARALPGRDPAAVRAFFEREFAVYSVRNGVRDEGLITGYYEPELAGDRKRRGPFVHPLYLHPGDMQVVDLGEFKRDLAGRKLTGMIRQGRFRPYWDRAEIEGGALAGRGLELLWVSDPVALFFLQIQGSGRIRLPDGALVRVGYAGQNGHDYTAIGKVLVERGEMTLEEVSLQSIRAWLRAHPREAKGVLDANRSFVFFHTLPGRGAVGAAGVELTAGRSLAVDDDLLPYGLPLFLSTTLPAAPEVGRVAETPFARLLVAQDTGGAIRGPVRGDLFLGAGAEAEAIAGRMKQRGRLWLLWPQRLGEPAP; from the coding sequence ATGGCGCTCGTTGCCTACTGGTCGCTCACCGAGCTGCGCTCGTCGCCGCTCGCCATCGTCGTGCCGGGTTCGCTTCCGGCCGGTCGAGCGGTGCCCACGAGCGACAAACGGACACTCGTGCGCGTCGACTTCGCGGCGCTCGCCGGTTGGGAGGCCGATCGACTCGAGGAGGCGCTCGCACCGTTCGTCGCCACGTGCGACGGGGCGCGCGGCAGCTCCGATCTCGGCCGCCGGCTCGCCGCCGCGGGGCGCGACCTCGCGCCGCTCTGTGCGGCGGCACGGGCGCTTCCGGGGCGCGACCCGGCCGCCGTGCGCGCCTTCTTCGAACGCGAGTTTGCCGTCTATTCGGTGCGCAACGGGGTACGCGACGAGGGGCTCATCACCGGCTACTACGAACCGGAGCTCGCCGGAGATCGCAAGCGGCGCGGCCCGTTCGTCCACCCGCTCTATCTGCATCCGGGCGACATGCAGGTCGTCGACCTCGGCGAGTTCAAGCGCGACCTCGCCGGTCGCAAACTGACGGGGATGATCCGTCAGGGGCGCTTCCGCCCCTACTGGGATCGCGCCGAGATCGAAGGCGGGGCGCTCGCCGGGCGCGGGCTCGAGCTGCTCTGGGTGAGCGACCCGGTGGCGCTCTTCTTCCTGCAGATCCAGGGGTCGGGGCGGATCCGCCTGCCCGACGGCGCGCTCGTGCGCGTCGGCTACGCGGGGCAGAACGGACACGACTACACGGCGATCGGCAAGGTACTGGTCGAGCGCGGCGAGATGACGCTCGAGGAGGTGTCGCTGCAGTCGATCCGCGCCTGGCTGCGCGCGCATCCGCGCGAGGCGAAGGGCGTGCTCGACGCCAACCGCTCCTTCGTCTTCTTCCACACGCTTCCGGGACGCGGTGCCGTCGGCGCCGCCGGGGTCGAGCTCACCGCCGGCCGCTCGCTCGCCGTCGACGACGACCTCCTGCCGTACGGTCTGCCGCTCTTCCTCTCGACGACGCTGCCGGCGGCCCCGGAGGTCGGTCGGGTCGCCGAGACGCCGTTCGCGCGCCTGCTCGTCGCCCAGGACACCGGCGGCGCGATCCGCGGCCCGGTGCGCGGCGACCTCTTCCTCGGCGCCGGAGCCGAGGCCGAGGCGATCGCCGGCCGGATGAAGCAGCGCGGTCGCCTCTGGTTGCTCTGGCCGCAGCGACTGGGTGAGCCCGCTCCTTGA
- the tsaA gene encoding tRNA (N6-threonylcarbamoyladenosine(37)-N6)-methyltransferase TrmO encodes MTDDVAAAEIAMRPIGRVRSPYRETAEVPRGRGAEHLAEGTIELRPELAAGLDDIEGFSHLFVIWVFDRSVGFDLHSQPPTASRPHGVFSTRSPRRPNPLGLTVVEILGREGSTVRVRGLDMLDGTPVLDLKPVMSSVPAERLRRGWFDDEGRKADPPAA; translated from the coding sequence ATGACCGACGACGTGGCCGCAGCGGAGATCGCCATGCGCCCGATCGGGCGAGTCCGCAGCCCGTATCGAGAAACGGCCGAGGTCCCGCGTGGACGCGGCGCCGAGCATCTCGCCGAAGGAACGATCGAGCTGCGGCCCGAGCTCGCCGCCGGGCTCGACGACATCGAGGGCTTCTCGCACCTCTTCGTGATCTGGGTCTTCGATCGCTCGGTCGGATTCGACCTGCACTCCCAGCCCCCGACAGCCAGCCGGCCGCACGGGGTCTTCTCCACTCGCTCGCCGCGCCGCCCCAACCCGCTCGGCCTCACCGTCGTCGAGATCCTCGGGCGCGAGGGGTCGACGGTGCGGGTGCGCGGTCTCGACATGCTCGACGGAACGCCGGTGCTCGACCTCAAGCCGGTGATGTCGAGCGTCCCGGCGGAGCGGCTCCGGCGGGGCTGGTTCGACGACGAGGGCCGGAAGGCCGATCCGCCGGCGGCCTAG
- a CDS encoding RluA family pseudouridine synthase → MVKPRARPTRPVRGASPAGADAERLARRVQREHPELSFSRAKSFIEEGKVRVGGEVERDPGAWIPPATAIDLDPGLPRHGGEGRVDLVHLDADLVVVAKPAGLLSVPTTLGEERETLVSRLQKELRRRGGASFVAVVHRLDRDTSGLLAFARNLAAQHALQEQLLDHSLGRVYDAVVEGDLAAEAGTFDWPLVGDGVRRRRWVAGAGEEGKWAVTHYRVLERFGIATLVEVRLETGRTHQIRIHFSAAGHPVLGDAVYRPREAEPFPVPVERLALHAGALQLRHPRDGRELRFTAPRPDDFAALVTRLRARTGRSIDRSA, encoded by the coding sequence ATGGTGAAGCCGCGAGCCCGTCCGACCCGCCCGGTCCGTGGCGCCTCGCCCGCCGGCGCGGACGCCGAGCGGCTGGCGCGCCGGGTGCAGCGCGAGCACCCCGAGCTCTCCTTCTCGCGTGCGAAGAGCTTCATCGAGGAGGGCAAGGTCCGCGTCGGCGGCGAGGTCGAGCGCGACCCCGGCGCCTGGATTCCGCCGGCCACCGCGATCGACCTCGACCCGGGGCTGCCACGCCACGGCGGCGAGGGGCGGGTCGACCTGGTCCACCTCGACGCCGACCTCGTCGTGGTGGCGAAGCCCGCCGGACTCCTCTCGGTGCCGACCACCCTCGGTGAGGAGCGCGAGACGCTGGTCTCGCGCCTGCAGAAGGAACTGCGACGCCGCGGCGGTGCGAGCTTCGTCGCCGTCGTTCACCGTCTCGACCGCGACACCTCGGGGCTGCTCGCCTTCGCGCGGAATCTCGCGGCGCAACACGCGCTCCAGGAGCAACTCCTCGATCACAGCCTGGGGCGCGTCTACGACGCCGTCGTGGAGGGCGATCTCGCCGCGGAGGCCGGCACCTTCGACTGGCCGCTCGTCGGCGACGGCGTGCGGCGGCGGCGCTGGGTCGCGGGCGCCGGGGAAGAGGGCAAGTGGGCGGTGACGCACTACCGGGTGCTCGAACGCTTCGGCATCGCCACTCTCGTCGAGGTCCGTCTCGAAACCGGACGCACCCACCAGATCCGCATCCACTTTTCCGCCGCCGGTCATCCGGTGCTCGGCGACGCGGTCTACCGGCCGCGCGAGGCCGAGCCCTTTCCCGTGCCGGTCGAGCGCCTGGCGCTGCACGCCGGGGCCTTGCAGCTCCGCCACCCGCGGGACGGCCGCGAGCTGAGGTTCACCGCACCCCGGCCCGACGACTTCGCCGCGCTCGTCACGCGACTGCGGGCGCGGACCGGCAGGTCGATCGACCGCTCCGCCTAG
- the dut gene encoding dUTP diphosphatase — translation MSAAPIVRVRRLEHAAGLPLPEPASAGSAGADLRAAIAAELVLAPGCRVLVPTGLILEIPPGHEGQVRPRSGLALRHGVTLVNTPGTIDSDYRGEVAVLMINLGQEPFTLRRGERIAQLVVAPVSMPVFVAAEELGETARGGGGFGSTGLG, via the coding sequence GTGAGCGCTGCGCCGATCGTTCGCGTGCGCCGGCTGGAGCACGCCGCGGGGCTGCCGCTTCCCGAACCGGCGTCGGCGGGGAGCGCGGGAGCCGATCTGCGCGCGGCGATCGCCGCGGAGTTGGTCCTTGCGCCCGGTTGCCGGGTGCTCGTGCCGACCGGGCTGATCCTCGAGATCCCGCCGGGCCATGAAGGGCAGGTCCGGCCACGCAGCGGGCTGGCGCTGCGTCACGGCGTCACCCTGGTCAACACGCCGGGCACGATCGACAGCGACTATCGAGGCGAAGTCGCCGTCTTGATGATCAACCTCGGCCAGGAACCGTTCACCCTGCGGCGAGGCGAGCGCATCGCCCAGCTCGTCGTCGCGCCGGTGTCGATGCCGGTCTTCGTGGCTGCCGAGGAGCTCGGCGAGACGGCGCGCGGCGGCGGCGGATTCGGTTCCACCGGGCTCGGCTGA
- a CDS encoding c-type cytochrome: MSRNERERAARALSIAIGLLVVTAVLGAVTGMAVAQKGGSAGESYSAFNGKISYKTYCMNCHGVGGKGDGYIADSLKQAPTDLTVLAKKNSGAYPAERVWASIDGTEAIKEHGTREMPIWGEAFLWPDSTPERQAEAKRKIGELVEYLRSIQDPPAK, encoded by the coding sequence ATGAGTCGAAACGAACGGGAGCGGGCGGCACGAGCGCTCTCGATCGCCATCGGTCTGCTCGTCGTGACGGCGGTGCTCGGCGCCGTGACCGGCATGGCTGTCGCGCAGAAGGGTGGCTCGGCGGGAGAGAGCTACTCGGCGTTCAACGGCAAGATCTCCTACAAGACCTACTGCATGAACTGTCACGGTGTGGGCGGCAAGGGTGACGGCTACATCGCCGACAGCCTCAAGCAGGCCCCGACCGACCTGACCGTGCTGGCCAAGAAGAACAGCGGCGCCTACCCGGCCGAGCGCGTCTGGGCCAGCATCGACGGCACCGAAGCGATCAAGGAGCACGGCACCCGCGAGATGCCGATCTGGGGCGAGGCCTTCCTCTGGCCCGATTCGACCCCGGAGCGCCAGGCCGAGGCCAAGCGCAAGATCGGCGAGCTGGTCGAGTACCTGCGCTCGATCCAGGATCCGCCGGCCAAGTGA
- a CDS encoding TonB family protein, translating into MPMVSDSPAERRAGPASGVDLAAVLPPTGEGQELVYRDDLTGLYNRRALSRLFAERWPALLAAHREVALLILDLDLFKEVNDTHGHLVGDEVLRAVADLLREGFRATDLRVRYGGDEFVVVLPGVGAEEARGLAERIRQALEGRRFGSTAPQAPAGLAVSFSLGVAASPVDGATGEAALQAADRRLYEEKRHRSAGTSTRWRVALFALVVALAAAGSAFYWVARRSEPSSPVPPAVATAVALPAGAIDDSSERARIAELQAEVERLRQELAEARLRGESGAAAERRRGELESLLRRLVERRDLEGRGVESRPTAGGGGVEAVAPSLAVPVVPASPGEPSAAATHLPDEPNAAPAPGAPAFTPPELLSVVRPDYPVAARRMRRTATVELHVRIDAEGHVTAAEPLGPPAGLGFDQAAYAAAMQARYRPALREGRPVASEAKLSIVFDLRGRD; encoded by the coding sequence ATGCCGATGGTCTCCGACTCCCCTGCTGAGCGCCGCGCCGGCCCCGCGAGCGGAGTCGACCTCGCCGCGGTGCTGCCGCCGACGGGAGAGGGACAGGAGCTGGTCTATCGCGACGATCTGACGGGGCTCTACAACCGGCGAGCCCTCAGCCGGCTCTTCGCCGAGCGCTGGCCGGCGCTGCTCGCCGCGCATCGCGAAGTCGCTCTGCTCATTCTCGATCTCGATCTCTTCAAAGAGGTCAACGACACGCACGGGCACCTGGTCGGGGACGAGGTCCTGCGCGCGGTCGCCGACCTTCTGCGCGAAGGGTTCCGTGCCACCGACTTGCGGGTGCGCTACGGCGGAGACGAGTTCGTCGTCGTGCTGCCCGGGGTCGGAGCGGAGGAGGCACGCGGCCTCGCCGAGCGCATCCGCCAGGCGCTCGAGGGCCGGCGCTTCGGCTCCACCGCTCCGCAGGCTCCGGCCGGTCTGGCGGTGAGCTTCAGCCTCGGCGTCGCCGCCTCACCGGTCGATGGCGCAACCGGAGAGGCGGCGCTGCAGGCGGCGGATCGACGGCTCTACGAGGAGAAGCGCCATCGCTCCGCGGGGACTTCCACGCGATGGCGGGTCGCGCTCTTCGCCCTGGTGGTCGCGCTCGCCGCCGCCGGGTCGGCGTTCTACTGGGTAGCCCGGCGCTCCGAGCCGTCCTCCCCGGTGCCGCCGGCAGTCGCGACCGCGGTGGCACTCCCCGCCGGGGCGATCGACGACTCGAGCGAGCGGGCGCGGATCGCCGAGCTCCAGGCCGAGGTCGAGCGCCTGCGTCAGGAGCTCGCCGAGGCGCGCCTGCGGGGCGAGAGCGGTGCTGCGGCCGAGCGGCGCCGGGGCGAGCTCGAGTCGCTCTTGCGCCGCCTCGTCGAGCGGCGCGACCTCGAGGGTCGTGGCGTCGAGAGCCGGCCGACCGCGGGCGGAGGCGGCGTCGAAGCGGTGGCACCCAGCCTCGCCGTGCCCGTCGTGCCGGCTTCGCCGGGCGAGCCGAGCGCCGCTGCGACGCACCTGCCGGACGAGCCGAACGCCGCGCCCGCCCCGGGAGCTCCGGCGTTCACCCCGCCGGAGCTGCTCTCGGTCGTTCGCCCCGACTACCCGGTCGCAGCTCGGCGGATGCGGCGCACTGCAACGGTCGAGCTGCACGTGCGGATCGACGCCGAGGGTCATGTGACGGCCGCCGAGCCGTTGGGTCCGCCGGCCGGCCTGGGGTTCGACCAGGCGGCCTATGCCGCCGCCATGCAGGCGCGCTACCGCCCGGCATTGCGGGAGGGACGGCCGGTCGCCAGCGAAGCGAAGCTCTCCATCGTCTTCGACCTGCGGGGAAGGGACTGA
- a CDS encoding cupin domain-containing protein has translation MIAHGNLFTPPLVAPAGAATGERFDCLLERPGVLLERIVSTGQASPPDFWYDAPRDEWVVLLSGAARLRIDGEDRSRELHPGDWVLLPAHCRHRVDWTDPDQPTRWLALHLDPTPEER, from the coding sequence ATGATCGCGCATGGCAACCTGTTCACACCGCCTCTCGTCGCGCCCGCCGGCGCGGCGACGGGCGAGCGGTTCGACTGCCTGCTCGAACGGCCCGGCGTGCTGCTCGAGCGCATCGTCTCGACCGGCCAGGCGTCGCCACCGGACTTCTGGTACGACGCCCCACGCGACGAGTGGGTCGTGCTGCTGAGCGGCGCGGCGCGCCTGCGGATCGACGGCGAGGACCGCTCGCGCGAGCTGCACCCCGGCGACTGGGTCCTGCTGCCTGCCCATTGCCGTCATCGCGTCGATTGGACCGATCCCGACCAGCCGACCCGCTGGCTCGCGCTGCATCTCGATCCCACCCCGGAGGAACGATGA
- a CDS encoding asparaginase has protein sequence MAIRILVTGGTFDKEYDELTGRLYFRDTHLHEMLRLGRCRVKVEVRTVMMVDSLEMTDQDRELLLATCRQVPEDRILITHGTDTMVETAGVLASAALGKTIVLTGAMVPWAFGSSDGLFNLGSALSFVQVLPAGVYLAMNGSCFAWDNVRKNRQLGVFETLADRDMPPARG, from the coding sequence ATGGCTATCCGCATCCTCGTGACCGGTGGCACGTTCGACAAGGAGTACGACGAGCTCACCGGGCGCCTCTACTTTCGCGACACCCACCTGCACGAGATGTTGCGGCTCGGCCGGTGTCGGGTGAAGGTCGAGGTGCGGACGGTCATGATGGTCGACAGCCTGGAGATGACCGACCAGGACCGCGAGCTGCTCCTCGCCACCTGCCGACAGGTCCCCGAGGACCGGATCCTCATCACCCACGGCACCGACACGATGGTCGAGACGGCGGGGGTCCTGGCGAGCGCCGCTCTCGGCAAGACGATCGTGCTCACCGGGGCGATGGTGCCCTGGGCGTTCGGCTCCTCCGACGGCCTCTTCAACCTCGGCAGCGCGCTCTCCTTCGTCCAAGTGCTTCCGGCCGGTGTCTACCTCGCGATGAACGGCTCCTGCTTCGCCTGGGACAACGTGCGGAAGAACCGGCAGCTCGGGGTCTTCGAGACGCTGGCCGATCGCGACATGCCGCCGGCGCGCGGCTGA
- a CDS encoding glycosyltransferase family 39 protein, which yields MPTPSLPAENPAGSRPAGRLFAAVLVLYALTAYGGIRSPDGEAVYRVAESLALHGSFAVEEELDWRGFGLARGRDGRLYSVFGPLQSLAEAPFVAGANAILGERSDAGGRVPFGPSFHVGDGLPAAVRGERPTVPRPHALRFAASWATVLAAAASVLVFFRLARRCGRSDRSALVAALLYGLGSLAWWYAGSDFSEPLATLLALLSLDLLTRSDRRLVGPPRPDASAVAGLALGLSILAHVTSVLFVPLFALYAGARSRTTGPTLRGGVARLLRFAGGLAVPLAALALYNAARFGSPFETGRAVDPAAAAALGYGRFVAPWAGLHGLLLSSGKGVLLYCPAVLLGVVAWPALRRRHRILADVLAGSVLTRLFFVAARSDWHGGFALGPRLLVPTIPFLLLPVAAWLAEGGGERFRLVAGVTLACVVQQLYFALAEVFGFLHLTNTANADFDWRVSPLLHLWQARPAPWWLSGHFVPLVWLWLGAAVILLPGLAWLLGRLRGEAG from the coding sequence GTGCCGACCCCTTCGCTACCGGCCGAGAACCCGGCGGGCTCTCGGCCGGCGGGTCGGCTTTTCGCCGCCGTTCTCGTCCTCTACGCCCTCACCGCCTACGGCGGCATCCGCTCGCCCGACGGCGAGGCGGTCTATCGGGTTGCCGAGTCGCTGGCCCTGCACGGCTCGTTCGCCGTCGAGGAGGAGCTCGACTGGCGGGGGTTCGGGCTCGCGCGCGGCCGGGACGGTCGGCTCTACTCCGTCTTCGGACCGCTGCAGTCGCTCGCCGAGGCCCCGTTCGTCGCCGGGGCGAATGCCATCCTGGGCGAGCGCTCGGACGCCGGTGGGAGAGTCCCCTTCGGCCCCAGCTTTCACGTCGGAGACGGACTGCCCGCCGCCGTGCGCGGCGAGCGGCCGACGGTGCCGCGGCCCCACGCCCTGCGCTTCGCGGCGAGTTGGGCCACCGTGCTGGCGGCGGCCGCCAGCGTGCTCGTCTTCTTTCGACTGGCCCGGCGTTGCGGCCGCAGCGACCGGAGTGCGCTCGTCGCGGCGTTGCTCTACGGCCTCGGCTCGCTTGCCTGGTGGTACGCGGGGAGCGACTTCTCCGAGCCGCTCGCCACGTTGCTCGCCCTGCTGTCGCTCGACCTGCTCACCCGCTCCGACCGGCGACTCGTCGGGCCGCCGCGCCCGGACGCATCGGCGGTCGCCGGCCTGGCGCTCGGACTCTCGATCCTCGCGCACGTGACCTCGGTGCTCTTCGTACCGCTTTTCGCCCTCTATGCCGGGGCGCGGTCGCGCACGACGGGTCCGACCCTTCGCGGCGGGGTCGCTCGGCTCCTCCGCTTCGCCGGCGGTCTCGCCGTGCCCCTCGCGGCGCTGGCGCTCTACAACGCCGCGCGATTCGGCTCTCCGTTCGAGACCGGTCGGGCTGTCGACCCGGCCGCCGCCGCGGCGCTCGGCTACGGCCGGTTCGTCGCGCCCTGGGCGGGGCTGCACGGCCTGCTGCTGTCGAGCGGCAAGGGGGTCCTGCTCTACTGTCCCGCCGTTCTGCTCGGCGTGGTGGCGTGGCCGGCGTTGCGGCGCCGGCATCGGATCCTCGCGGACGTCCTCGCCGGCTCGGTGCTCACGCGACTGTTCTTCGTCGCCGCGCGTAGCGATTGGCACGGCGGGTTCGCCCTCGGGCCGCGGCTGCTCGTGCCGACGATCCCCTTCTTGCTCCTGCCGGTGGCGGCGTGGCTCGCCGAGGGCGGTGGAGAACGGTTCCGCCTCGTCGCCGGGGTGACGCTCGCCTGTGTCGTCCAGCAGCTCTACTTCGCCCTGGCGGAGGTCTTCGGCTTTCTCCACCTGACGAACACCGCCAACGCCGACTTCGACTGGCGTGTCTCGCCGCTGCTCCACCTCTGGCAGGCCAGGCCCGCACCGTGGTGGCTCTCCGGCCACTTCGTCCCGCTCGTCTGGCTCTGGCTGGGAGCTGCCGTGATCCTCCTGCCGGGGCTCGCCTGGCTCCTCGGCCGGCTGCGCGGCGAAGCCGGCTGA
- a CDS encoding peptide chain release factor 3, whose protein sequence is MSTLSQAVARRRTFAIISHPDAGKTTLTEKLLLFGGAIQLAGAVKARGDARRARSDWMKVEQERGISVTASVMTFEYGDCTFNLLDTPGHQDFSEDTYRTLTAVDSAVMVIDSAKGIETQTRKLFEVCRLRDVPIVTFMNKLDREGREPFELMDEIERDLQLDVTPANWPIGMGRQFQGCYDLLGDRLILLDRGHGHHIAERERVDGMNDPKLARLLAPSVVEQLREEVAMTSALCPAFDREAYRSGHMTPVFFGSAIHNFGVRELLDALVELAPSPRPSPARERVVEPLEENVSGFVFKIQANMDPKHRDRIAFVRLCSGRFTRGMKLFHVRAGRDFAVHSPVLFLARERELAEEAFAGDIIGVPNHGLLRIGDTLTEGEVLRFTGIPSFAPELLQKVRPVDPLRAKHLSRALAQLAEEGAAQIFRTRQGSEWVVGVAGPLQFDVLADRVRTEYDVEARFEPTSLHTARWIEADDEAEIKRFLAAHEHHIADDVHGDPVYLAPSAWRMKAAEEDWPKLRFRKTKEHLQ, encoded by the coding sequence ATGTCCACCCTTTCTCAGGCGGTCGCCCGCCGCCGAACGTTCGCCATCATCAGCCACCCGGACGCGGGCAAGACGACGCTGACCGAGAAGCTGCTGCTCTTCGGCGGGGCGATCCAGCTCGCCGGAGCGGTCAAGGCGCGCGGCGACGCGCGGCGCGCGCGCTCCGACTGGATGAAGGTCGAGCAGGAGCGCGGCATCTCGGTCACCGCCTCGGTGATGACCTTCGAGTACGGGGACTGCACCTTCAACCTGCTCGACACGCCGGGTCACCAGGATTTCTCCGAGGACACTTATCGCACCCTGACGGCCGTGGACTCCGCGGTGATGGTCATCGACTCCGCCAAGGGGATCGAGACCCAGACGCGCAAGCTCTTCGAGGTCTGCCGCCTGCGCGACGTGCCGATCGTCACCTTCATGAACAAGCTCGATCGCGAGGGGCGCGAGCCGTTCGAGCTGATGGACGAGATCGAGCGCGACCTGCAGCTCGACGTGACGCCGGCCAACTGGCCGATCGGCATGGGGCGGCAGTTCCAGGGCTGTTACGACCTGCTCGGCGACCGCCTGATCCTGCTCGATCGCGGTCACGGCCACCACATCGCCGAGCGCGAGCGGGTCGACGGGATGAACGACCCGAAGCTCGCGCGGCTGCTCGCCCCGTCGGTCGTCGAGCAGCTGCGCGAGGAAGTGGCGATGACCTCGGCGCTCTGCCCGGCGTTCGACCGCGAGGCCTACCGCAGCGGCCACATGACGCCGGTCTTCTTCGGCTCGGCGATCCACAACTTCGGCGTGCGGGAGCTGCTCGACGCGCTCGTCGAGCTCGCCCCGTCGCCGCGCCCGTCGCCGGCGCGCGAGCGCGTCGTCGAGCCGCTCGAGGAGAACGTCTCCGGCTTCGTCTTCAAGATCCAGGCGAACATGGACCCCAAGCATCGCGACCGCATCGCCTTCGTGCGGCTCTGCTCGGGGCGCTTCACGCGCGGCATGAAGCTCTTCCACGTGCGTGCCGGACGCGACTTCGCCGTGCACAGCCCGGTCCTCTTCCTCGCTCGCGAACGCGAGCTCGCCGAGGAGGCGTTCGCCGGCGACATCATCGGCGTGCCGAACCACGGCCTGCTGCGCATCGGCGACACGCTGACCGAGGGCGAAGTGCTGCGCTTCACCGGCATCCCGTCGTTCGCCCCCGAGCTGCTGCAGAAGGTCCGGCCGGTCGACCCGCTGCGCGCCAAGCACCTCTCACGGGCGCTCGCGCAGCTGGCCGAGGAGGGTGCGGCGCAGATCTTCCGCACCCGGCAGGGATCGGAGTGGGTGGTGGGCGTCGCCGGCCCGCTGCAGTTCGACGTGCTCGCCGACCGCGTGCGCACCGAGTACGACGTCGAGGCGCGCTTCGAGCCGACGTCCCTTCACACCGCGCGCTGGATCGAGGCCGACGACGAGGCGGAGATCAAGCGCTTCCTCGCCGCGCACGAACACCACATCGCCGACGACGTCCACGGCGACCCGGTCTATCTCGCTCCGTCGGCCTGGCGGATGAAGGCGGCAGAAGAGGACTGGCCGAAGCTGCGTTTCCGCAAGACCAAGGAACACCTGCAGTAG
- a CDS encoding type II secretion system protein — protein MRIPRSRRARRGFTLLELIIVVAIIGILASIAMPALKDMPRRASESVLKTNLRTLREVIDQYYGDKGHYPETLEALVEERYLRAVPIDPITKSADTWQLVYEELDPESAPAETDVPEGGGPGIIDVKSGSAALSLSGTPYAEW, from the coding sequence ATGCGCATCCCCCGCAGCCGCCGCGCCAGGCGCGGCTTCACCCTGCTCGAGCTGATCATCGTCGTGGCGATCATCGGCATCCTCGCCTCGATCGCCATGCCGGCGCTCAAGGACATGCCGCGGCGGGCTTCCGAGTCGGTTCTGAAGACCAACCTGCGGACGCTGCGCGAGGTGATCGACCAGTACTACGGCGACAAGGGGCACTACCCGGAGACGCTGGAGGCTCTCGTCGAGGAGCGCTATCTGCGCGCGGTGCCGATCGATCCGATCACCAAGAGCGCCGACACCTGGCAGCTGGTGTACGAGGAGCTCGATCCGGAGAGCGCCCCGGCGGAGACCGACGTGCCGGAGGGCGGGGGGCCGGGGATCATCGACGTGAAGTCGGGCTCCGCCGCCCTGTCGCTGTCCGGTACCCCCTATGCGGAGTGGTGA
- a CDS encoding prepilin-type N-terminal cleavage/methylation domain-containing protein, producing MADRRRPRRTRGYTLVELVVVCATLAVLAGITMPVVKFTVKRSKEMELRADLREMRAAIDEFKRYSDAGLIPIELGTDGYPKDLDVLVEGVDVVGQVDRRVRFLRRLPIDPMTGDTEWGLRSYQDDWDSTSWGGENVYDVYSLSGGMGLNGVPYTKW from the coding sequence ATGGCCGACCGCCGCCGTCCGCGGCGTACCCGCGGCTACACCCTCGTCGAGCTGGTGGTGGTCTGTGCCACGCTGGCGGTGCTCGCCGGCATCACGATGCCGGTGGTCAAGTTCACCGTCAAGCGGAGCAAGGAGATGGAGCTGCGGGCCGACCTGCGCGAGATGCGTGCCGCGATCGACGAGTTCAAGCGCTACAGCGACGCCGGGCTGATTCCCATCGAGCTCGGCACCGACGGCTACCCGAAGGACCTCGACGTGCTGGTCGAGGGCGTGGACGTGGTCGGCCAGGTCGATCGTCGCGTGCGCTTCCTGCGACGCCTCCCCATCGACCCGATGACCGGCGACACGGAGTGGGGGCTGCGCAGCTACCAGGACGATTGGGATTCGACGAGCTGGGGCGGCGAGAACGTCTACGACGTCTATTCGCTCTCCGGCGGGATGGGGCTCAACGGCGTCCCCTACACGAAGTGGTGA